Proteins from one Phytoactinopolyspora mesophila genomic window:
- a CDS encoding MFS transporter yields MSSAQLATPAQRAGAKEWLGLATLLLPTVLLFLTMTVLFLATPQIAADLQPSSSQVLWINDIYGFMMAGLLVAMGTLGDRVGRRRVLLFGAVAFGAASTVAAFSSSVEVLIAARAVMGLGAAAVMPATLSLISNMFQNARQRATAIGMWAASVSVGVAVGPLVGGLLLETFWWGAALLVGVPVMALVVIAAPLLVPEYRAPNAGRLDVLSVALSMAALFPFVYGIKELAKADAVAVPALALAVGVLMAVVFVRRQLRLPNPLLDVRLFGNRVFSGALGVFLLAAVALGGVYLLFTQYLQLVAELSPLEAGLWILPAALLLVVASTVSPSLARRFRPSSIIAAGLLFSAAGYGVLTQVGSPSGLTLLIVGFYILYPGIAPTMALTTNLVIGSAPPEKAGAASAVNTTASDLGLSLGIAILGSIGTAVYRTGMANDVPSGLSDVAADGARDTLPGALAAVHELPASAAYTLLDPARAAFTNGLNVAAGIAAVLALAAAVLSMTILRRVPPTSDAAPHADTGSSAVADGDVLPAEGERPTGTGGVVPAGAR; encoded by the coding sequence ATGTCTTCCGCCCAATTGGCCACGCCCGCGCAGCGCGCTGGCGCCAAGGAATGGCTCGGTCTCGCCACCTTGCTGTTGCCGACCGTCCTGCTCTTCCTGACCATGACCGTACTCTTTCTCGCCACCCCCCAGATTGCGGCTGATCTGCAGCCCAGCAGCTCGCAAGTGTTGTGGATCAACGACATCTACGGCTTCATGATGGCCGGTCTCCTGGTCGCCATGGGCACCCTCGGTGACCGGGTCGGGCGGCGCCGCGTGCTGCTCTTCGGCGCTGTGGCGTTCGGCGCGGCGTCGACGGTGGCGGCGTTCTCAAGCAGCGTGGAGGTGCTGATCGCCGCGCGCGCCGTCATGGGCCTGGGCGCGGCGGCCGTCATGCCGGCCACGCTGTCGCTCATCAGCAATATGTTCCAGAACGCCCGCCAACGGGCCACTGCCATTGGTATGTGGGCGGCGTCGGTGTCCGTTGGCGTCGCCGTCGGGCCGCTGGTGGGGGGACTACTGCTCGAGACGTTCTGGTGGGGCGCCGCCCTTCTCGTCGGCGTTCCGGTGATGGCGCTTGTGGTGATCGCGGCCCCGCTGCTGGTGCCGGAGTACCGTGCACCGAACGCGGGACGCTTGGACGTTCTCAGTGTGGCGCTGTCGATGGCGGCGTTGTTCCCCTTCGTCTACGGCATCAAGGAACTCGCCAAGGCCGATGCTGTCGCCGTGCCGGCGCTCGCGCTGGCCGTTGGTGTGCTCATGGCCGTCGTCTTCGTTCGCAGGCAGCTGCGCCTGCCCAACCCGCTGCTCGACGTCCGGCTGTTCGGTAACCGCGTCTTCAGTGGCGCCTTGGGCGTGTTCTTGCTGGCAGCGGTAGCGCTCGGCGGTGTCTACCTCCTCTTCACCCAGTACCTTCAGCTGGTGGCCGAGCTGTCCCCGCTCGAAGCCGGGCTGTGGATCTTGCCGGCGGCGTTGCTGCTGGTGGTCGCCTCGACGGTCTCGCCGTCGCTGGCCCGCCGGTTCCGGCCGTCGTCGATCATCGCGGCCGGTCTGCTCTTCTCGGCCGCCGGCTACGGCGTTCTCACCCAGGTGGGTAGTCCGTCGGGTTTGACGCTGCTGATCGTCGGCTTCTACATCCTGTACCCGGGCATCGCGCCCACCATGGCGCTGACCACCAACCTGGTCATCGGGTCCGCGCCTCCGGAGAAGGCGGGCGCGGCGTCGGCGGTCAACACGACGGCCAGCGACCTCGGACTCTCGCTCGGTATCGCCATCCTGGGCAGCATCGGTACGGCGGTTTATCGGACCGGCATGGCGAACGACGTCCCGTCCGGGCTGTCCGACGTGGCGGCCGACGGTGCGCGAGACACCCTCCCGGGGGCGCTCGCGGCGGTCCACGAACTGCCCGCGTCGGCGGCGTACACGCTGCTCGATCCCGCCCGGGCGGCGTTCACGAACGGTTTGAACGTGGCGGCAGGAATCGCCGCGGTGCTCGCCCTCGCAGCCGCGGTGCTGTCGATGACAATCCTGCGGAGGGTGCCGCCGACGAGTGACGCCGCGCCGCATGCCGATACGGGTTCGTCCGCCGTGGCCGATGGCGATGTGCTCCCCGCGGAAGGGGAGCGGCCCACCGGGACCGGGGGCGTCGTGCCCGCCGGTGCCCGGTGA
- a CDS encoding NADPH-dependent FMN reductase, producing MTQQAVRISVLASTTADLTVGDWIARRAGRLGEVDVDLIDLATARLPDRRAATLPEGGVQPAAVHDLVPWLTEADGFVAVLPGSVTGVPEQIRNALDWCTSAWAGKPVALVTNGPAPQHTAVPRDVHSAFQNRQATVISSVDAHTEPKGRGEHRLSDQNSTADRLLAELVAAARRARNVSAF from the coding sequence ATGACTCAGCAAGCCGTACGGATCTCAGTTCTGGCGAGCACGACCGCAGACCTGACCGTGGGGGACTGGATCGCGCGCCGGGCCGGGCGGCTCGGCGAAGTCGATGTAGACCTCATCGATCTCGCCACCGCACGCCTGCCGGATCGCCGGGCGGCCACACTGCCGGAAGGGGGAGTGCAGCCAGCAGCCGTACACGATCTCGTGCCCTGGCTGACCGAGGCAGACGGCTTCGTCGCGGTCCTCCCGGGCAGCGTTACCGGTGTTCCTGAGCAGATCCGTAACGCCCTCGATTGGTGTACATCGGCGTGGGCCGGCAAGCCGGTCGCACTTGTGACGAACGGGCCCGCCCCTCAGCACACGGCGGTGCCGCGCGACGTCCACTCGGCGTTCCAGAACAGACAGGCCACGGTGATCAGCTCGGTCGATGCCCACACTGAGCCGAAGGGCCGCGGCGAACACCGGCTTTCGGATCAGAACAGCACCGCCGACCGGCTACTCGCCGAGCTCGTGGCAGCAGCCCGCCGGGCGCGGAACGTATCGGCGTTCTGA
- a CDS encoding pyridoxamine 5'-phosphate oxidase family protein: MPVRQVNSFSELKADFDRIVGDVVYATMTTVDPKGRPRARVLLPIWQVVGGQPVGWLATYRTPVKTAHLATNPHATFSYWSPAQNTVAVDTVASWVSDRDTKDEVWKLYQKGSPRGVGYDPGAYWRRGPSDPEYEVLRLDGWRVQVLWGRELAAGTPVALTHITTPEFPGDHQYLVVPIG, encoded by the coding sequence ATGCCCGTACGTCAGGTGAACTCGTTCAGTGAGCTCAAGGCGGACTTCGACCGGATCGTCGGCGACGTCGTCTACGCGACGATGACCACGGTGGACCCGAAAGGCCGGCCCCGCGCGCGGGTGCTGCTGCCGATCTGGCAGGTGGTCGGCGGCCAACCGGTCGGGTGGCTGGCGACGTACCGGACTCCGGTCAAGACAGCGCACCTGGCGACCAACCCGCACGCCACGTTCTCGTACTGGAGCCCGGCCCAGAACACCGTTGCCGTCGACACCGTGGCGAGCTGGGTGAGCGACCGGGACACCAAGGACGAGGTCTGGAAGTTGTACCAGAAAGGCAGCCCGCGGGGTGTCGGCTACGACCCCGGGGCGTACTGGAGGCGCGGGCCGTCAGACCCTGAATACGAGGTCCTGCGTCTGGACGGCTGGCGGGTGCAGGTGCTCTGGGGCCGGGAGCTGGCGGCCGGCACGCCAGTGGCGCTCACCCACATAACCACCCCCGAGTTTCCCGGTGATCATCAGTACCTTGTGGTCCCTATCGGGTGA